Genomic segment of Raphanus sativus cultivar WK10039 unplaced genomic scaffold, ASM80110v3 Scaffold2446, whole genome shotgun sequence:
CTTTCTTTATTCTCTATTGCACCAATGCTTTGTGTTTCTTCATCGGTGCCTTGTTGGTTCAACAAGGTAGAGCCACATTCGGTGAAGTCTTCAAGGTAAGACCAAAACATAATTCCCGGTTTAACTAATATCCGGTTTGGTTTACTGATCTTAAGTTTGTAATTTGCACAGGTTTTCTTTGCACTGACGATCACAGCAATTGGAGTTTCTCAAACGAGCGCTTTGGCACCTGATTCAAACAAGGCTAAGGACTCTGCGGCGTCGATTTTTGATATTCTTGATAGTAAACCGAAGATCGATTCCAGCTCTGATGAAGGTACAACGTTACAAAACGTTAAGGGGGATATTGAATTCCGACATGTTAGTTTCCGGTACCCGATGCGACCGGACGTTCAGATTTTCCGGGACTTGTGTTTGAATATACCTTCCGGCAAGGTAAGTTAAAACAGAGACTTCTTTTTTGTCTTAACCGGTTCACCggtttaatatttgtttttttttcagactGTTGCGCTTGTTGGAGAGAGCGGGAGCGGGAAATCAACGGTAATAAGCATGATCGAGAGGTTTTACAATCCGGACTCAGGCATGATTCTGATCGATCAGGTGGAGATTCAGACATTGAAACTGAGCTGGTTAAGACAACAGATGGGTTTGGTTAGTCAAGAACCGGTTCTGTTCAACGAGACGATCAGATCGAACATAGCTTACGGTAAAACCGGCGGAGCCACAGAGGAAGAGATCATCTCAGCCGCACAAGCCGCGAACGCGCATAACTTCATCAGCTCGTTGCCTCAAGGCTACGAAACGTCGGTTGGAGAACGCGGCGTTCAGCTATCAGGCGGTCAGAAGCAGAGGATAGCGATCGCGCGGGCCATCTTGAAAGATCCCAAGATTCTGCTGCTCGACGAAGCGACGAGCGCGCTGGACGCGGAGTCTGAGCGCGTGGTGCAAGACGCGCTAGACCGTGTTATGGTGAACAGGACGACTGTGGTTGTGGCGCATAGGCTGACGACGATCAAGAACGCAGACGTGATCGCGGTAGTGAAGAATGGTGTCATTGCGGAGAAGGGAAGGCATGAGACGCTGATGAAGATTTCA
This window contains:
- the LOC130505634 gene encoding ABC transporter B family member 9-like translates to MYEEASQVANDAVSSIRTIASFCAEDKVMDLYQQKCDGPKKQGVRLGLISGAGFGSSFFILYCTNALCFFIGALLVQQGRATFGEVFKVFFALTITAIGVSQTSALAPDSNKAKDSAASIFDILDSKPKIDSSSDEGTTLQNVKGDIEFRHVSFRYPMRPDVQIFRDLCLNIPSGKTVALVGESGSGKSTVISMIERFYNPDSGMILIDQVEIQTLKLSWLRQQMGLVSQEPVLFNETIRSNIAYGKTGGATEEEIISAAQAANAHNFISSLPQGYETSVGERGVQLSGGQKQRIAIARAILKDPKILLLDEATSALDAESERVVQDALDRVMVNRTTVVVAHRLTTIKNADVIAVVKNGVIAEKGRHETLMKISGGAYASLVTLHMTSS